A stretch of the Nitratireductor thuwali genome encodes the following:
- the htpX gene encoding zinc metalloprotease HtpX, with the protein MNMIRTAMLLALMTALFMGVGYMLGGAGGMMIAFVIAAGMNLFSYWNADKMVLRMHHAVEVDERSAPEYYGIVRSLAAKAGLPMPRVYLIQNPQPNAFATGRNPQNAAVAATTGLLERLSPEEVAGVMAHELAHVQNRDTLTMTITATLAGAISMLGNFALFFGGGRSNNNPFGFIGILVAMIVAPFAAMLVQMAISRTREYSADKRGAEICGNPLWLASALNKIARSAKQVVNPDAERNPATAHMFIINPLSGQRMDSLFSTHPDTDNRIAALQAMAAAGASPAAQPPGGQGPWGTRAGRPRQQAPAPWGRAGADRGRKGPWS; encoded by the coding sequence ATGAACATGATCCGCACGGCCATGCTTTTGGCCTTGATGACCGCGCTCTTCATGGGCGTGGGCTACATGCTGGGCGGCGCAGGCGGCATGATGATCGCCTTTGTCATCGCTGCCGGGATGAACCTTTTCAGCTATTGGAACGCCGACAAGATGGTGCTGCGCATGCACCACGCCGTGGAGGTGGACGAGCGCAGCGCGCCCGAATATTACGGCATCGTGCGCAGTCTGGCTGCCAAGGCCGGGCTGCCCATGCCGCGTGTCTATCTCATCCAGAACCCCCAGCCGAACGCCTTTGCCACCGGGCGCAACCCGCAGAACGCGGCGGTCGCGGCGACGACCGGGCTTTTGGAGCGGCTTTCGCCTGAAGAGGTTGCCGGCGTGATGGCGCACGAACTGGCCCATGTGCAGAACCGCGACACGCTGACGATGACCATCACCGCCACGCTGGCCGGCGCGATCTCCATGCTCGGCAATTTCGCGCTGTTCTTCGGCGGCGGGCGCAGCAACAACAATCCCTTCGGCTTTATCGGCATCCTCGTCGCCATGATCGTCGCGCCCTTCGCCGCCATGCTGGTGCAGATGGCCATCAGCCGCACCCGCGAGTATTCGGCCGACAAGCGCGGCGCCGAGATCTGCGGCAATCCGCTCTGGCTGGCCTCCGCGCTGAACAAGATCGCCCGGAGCGCCAAGCAGGTGGTCAACCCGGATGCGGAGCGCAACCCGGCGACGGCGCATATGTTCATCATCAACCCGCTGTCGGGGCAGAGGATGGACAGCCTCTTCTCCACGCATCCTGATACGGACAACCGTATCGCCGCCCTGCAGGCAATGGCCGCCGCGGGCGCTTCTCCGGCGGCCCAGCCGCCGGGCGGCCAAGGGCCGTGGGGCACCCGGGCCGGCCGCCCGAGGCAGCAGGCGCCGGCCCCGTGGGGCCGCGCCGGCGCGGATCGCGGCCGCAAAGGCCCCTGGTCGTGA
- a CDS encoding DUF1674 domain-containing protein has protein sequence MSTRSTSNDQEKPAHGRSDLPAAARRALAEAEARRQAAKAAEPPREIGGRKGPDPARYGDWEVKGIATDF, from the coding sequence TTGAGCACGAGATCCACGTCGAACGATCAGGAAAAGCCGGCGCATGGCCGGAGCGATCTTCCCGCAGCCGCGCGCCGGGCGCTGGCCGAGGCGGAAGCCCGCCGGCAGGCGGCGAAAGCCGCCGAGCCGCCGCGCGAGATCGGCGGACGCAAGGGCCCAGACCCGGCCCGCTATGGCGATTGGGAAGTAAAGGGCATCGCGACGGATTTCTGA
- a CDS encoding thermonuclease family protein, whose translation MFRFRTFVLPILAAAFSGGLAHADDAVVGGPVAAQVLRVIDGDTFVAEALIWPRQKITVNVRLRGIDAPEIRSRCPAEKTAGLEAREALAALVRPQGITISNIGGGKYYGRVMADAHTAEGLDIAETLLRQRLVRAYDGGRRERDCDALALNENGG comes from the coding sequence ATGTTCCGATTCCGCACCTTCGTCCTGCCGATCCTTGCCGCCGCCTTCTCCGGCGGCCTCGCGCATGCGGACGATGCGGTGGTCGGCGGGCCGGTGGCGGCGCAGGTCCTGCGCGTCATCGACGGCGACACCTTCGTCGCCGAAGCCCTGATCTGGCCGAGGCAGAAGATAACGGTCAATGTGCGCCTGCGCGGCATCGACGCGCCCGAGATCAGGAGCCGATGCCCGGCGGAGAAGACGGCAGGGCTCGAGGCAAGGGAGGCGCTGGCGGCACTGGTCCGCCCGCAAGGCATCACGATCAGCAATATCGGCGGCGGCAAATATTACGGCCGCGTGATGGCCGACGCCCACACGGCCGAAGGCCTCGACATCGCCGAGACTCTGCTACGGCAGCGGCTGGTGCGTGCCTATGACGGCGGCAGGCGCGAACGCGATTGCGATGCGCTCGCGCTGAACGAGAATGGCGGGTAG
- a CDS encoding WYL domain-containing protein, whose protein sequence is MFPFLPASCFTPDVWEATMQNLICDAISNRHVLTFTYKGRVRTVEPHALGYDGDGDLTLCAWQLSGGSGQDFRDFHVDKLFGLAATGASFAGPRLGYSRDDKTLCGLYVSFSLAAVIRSRPAGREIVKRTVRPMSTGMMTPLAGWIVVESAI, encoded by the coding sequence ATGTTTCCGTTCTTGCCGGCCTCATGCTTTACTCCCGATGTTTGGGAGGCGACCATGCAAAACCTGATATGTGACGCGATAAGCAACCGTCATGTGCTGACATTCACGTATAAGGGCCGCGTCAGAACCGTTGAGCCTCATGCTCTCGGCTATGACGGCGACGGCGATCTAACCCTATGCGCTTGGCAACTGTCTGGCGGTAGTGGCCAGGACTTCCGAGATTTTCATGTAGATAAGCTATTCGGGCTTGCTGCAACTGGAGCCAGCTTCGCAGGACCGCGCCTAGGATATAGCCGAGACGACAAGACGCTTTGCGGATTGTATGTCAGCTTTAGCCTTGCCGCAGTCATACGGTCCCGGCCAGCGGGCAGGGAGATTGTTAAGCGCACAGTCAGACCAATGTCCACGGGCATGATGACACCTCTTGCGGGTTGGATTGTAGTGGAATCAGCGATTTAG
- a CDS encoding MFS transporter — MAMVERVAVPRRGIWGWMLFDWAQQPFHTLIITFVFAPYFAASVAPDAARGQELWGLATGAGGLAIALSSPVLGAIADATGPRKPWILAFSLIGVLACAGLWFAAPGMATLGPVLILIALAVFGMEYAAVFNNAMMPNLVPRAELGRLSGSAWGLGYLGGLVSLVLVLGFMSASPETGRTLLGLEPIFGLDAAAREGDRAAGPLTALWYAVFVLPMLFFTPDQPRRKAVAGAVREGLGRLAQTIRRLPTERSYFSFLLSSMFYRDALNALYAFGGIYAAGVLGWSITLIGLFGILANVTGALGAWAGGRMDQAFGPKAVVTLAILILSACCLLVISTTRTEVFFIPLGGAGSSVPDIAFFVAGGFIGAAGGAIQAASRTLLVDQVARERVTEAFGLYALSGKATTFIGPFAVAAATAYFSSAAFSLAPEDAQRLGVTPILVLFAVGLALLPFVSSRQYQVAPG, encoded by the coding sequence ATGGCAATGGTCGAGCGCGTGGCGGTTCCGCGCCGCGGTATCTGGGGCTGGATGCTTTTCGATTGGGCGCAGCAGCCCTTCCACACGCTCATCATCACCTTCGTCTTCGCACCCTATTTCGCCGCCTCCGTCGCGCCGGATGCGGCGCGGGGGCAGGAATTGTGGGGTCTGGCCACCGGCGCCGGCGGCCTGGCCATCGCGCTCTCCTCGCCTGTGCTGGGCGCCATCGCGGATGCGACGGGGCCGCGCAAGCCATGGATCCTGGCTTTCTCGCTCATCGGGGTGCTGGCCTGCGCCGGCCTGTGGTTCGCGGCGCCGGGAATGGCGACGCTGGGGCCTGTGCTCATCCTCATCGCGCTCGCCGTGTTCGGCATGGAATATGCCGCCGTCTTCAACAATGCGATGATGCCCAATCTGGTGCCGCGCGCCGAGCTCGGGCGGCTGTCCGGCTCGGCCTGGGGCCTGGGCTATCTCGGCGGGCTGGTATCGCTCGTTCTGGTGCTGGGCTTCATGTCGGCGTCACCGGAGACCGGACGCACATTGCTCGGCCTGGAGCCGATCTTCGGGCTCGACGCCGCCGCGCGCGAGGGCGACCGCGCCGCCGGGCCGCTGACCGCCCTGTGGTACGCCGTCTTCGTCCTGCCGATGCTGTTCTTCACGCCCGACCAGCCGCGCCGCAAGGCGGTGGCGGGGGCCGTGCGCGAGGGGCTGGGCCGGCTGGCACAGACCATTCGGCGGCTTCCCACCGAGCGCAGCTATTTCAGCTTCCTGCTTTCCTCGATGTTCTATCGCGACGCGCTCAACGCGCTCTATGCCTTCGGCGGCATCTATGCGGCCGGCGTGCTCGGCTGGTCGATCACGCTGATCGGCCTGTTCGGCATATTGGCCAATGTCACCGGCGCGCTGGGCGCATGGGCGGGCGGGCGCATGGACCAGGCCTTCGGACCGAAGGCCGTTGTGACGCTGGCGATCCTCATCCTGTCGGCGTGCTGCCTGCTGGTGATCTCGACCACCCGCACGGAGGTGTTCTTCATTCCGCTGGGCGGGGCCGGCTCCTCCGTGCCCGACATCGCCTTCTTCGTGGCAGGCGGGTTCATCGGCGCCGCCGGCGGGGCGATCCAGGCCGCCTCGCGCACCTTGCTGGTCGACCAGGTGGCGCGCGAGCGGGTGACCGAAGCCTTCGGGCTCTATGCCCTGTCGGGCAAGGCAACGACCTTCATCGGCCCGTTCGCGGTGGCGGCCGCCACGGCCTATTTCTCGTCCGCGGCCTTTTCCCTCGCTCCGGAAGACGCGCAGCGCCTGGGCGTGACGCCGATCCTCGTGCTCTTCGCCGTCGGCCTGGCGCTCCTGCCCTTCGTCAGCAGCCGCCAATACCAGGTGGCGCCGGGCTGA
- a CDS encoding NAD-glutamate dehydrogenase, translated as MTARSKSARKLTQQKAGEGGGAERLREIMVSRAPAEDLERYDRADIDRSVEIAMQALSTQKAGQSVVQIECASGIQLGGRSITTVTVVNDNMPFLFDSVLGELADLSAEPTLVLHPVLLVRHGDKGVAEILGDAASKSVRDAEQVSLIHVHLPRLSPERCEALRAALENILAQVRAAVHDWKPMLARLDQELTQLRYAPIPLDRSAVDEAIAFLEWLRDDNFTFLGMREFLYTGGEKSGTLERAAKRGLGILSDPNVLVLRRGSEAVSTTPEIRAFLHGPEPMIVTKANARSVVHRRAYLDYIGVKTFDENGRLTGELRIVGLFTSTAYTRSVMKIPYLRSKAEAVIAKTGFAPTDHSGKALINVLESYPRDELFQISVPTLRKHAEAILALGERPRVRALYRIDQFDRFVSVIVFVPRDRYDSRVRAEIGDYLKTVFEGRVSAYYPAFPEGTLARVHFIIGRSGGKTPRVDSNQLEAGIREIVRTWDDALAEAVEDTQTDDAIAQLAARFPDSYRNSFEARTAIADARCIAGLSAENPIAIDFHRHEDQAENQAALKIYHHGEPVALSQRVPLLENMGFRVISERTFEIGKPDEEQIFLHDMELENAYPGAIDLSDNGALFEEVFLSVWRREYDNDGFNALAQTARLRVSEIAVLRAYSRFLHQASIPQSQDFIAATLNRYPHIAAGLFHLFTARFSPAAAEEGVSRERSAKVEGDIEAALDDVPSLDDDTIIRRMLNLIKSTLRTNWFARDRLTGNYSLALKFDSRAVEGLPQPRPWREIFVYGPEVEGVHLRFGPVARGGLRWSDRAQDYRTEVLGLVKAQQVKNGVIVPVGAKGGFYPRRLPNGGSRQEVFEAGRAAYINFISSLLSITDNLDGDEVVPPENVVRHDVNDPYFVVAADKGTATFSDTANEISQKHGFWLDDAFASGGSAGYDHKQMGITARGAWEAVKRHFREMNRDIQNEPFTVVGVGDMSGDVFGNGMLLSPCTRLIAAFDHRDIFIDPDPDTAASFAERKRLFDMGRSSWQDYDKSKLSKGGIVVSRSQKQISLSREAADAIGMDKTTGSPAEIMQAILKAEVDLLWFGGIGTYVRATTESNQDVGDRANDAIRVTAPEVGAKVIGEGANLGVTQKGRIEYNMHGGRSNSDAIDNSGGVNSSDLEVNIKIALAAAMRSGALTRKARNKLLAEMTEEVAGLVLENNYRQTLAISLVEQRGLSDLPHQARMMTVFESAGLLDRAVEYLPGPQALSDREARGEALTRAEIGVLLAYAKIVLFDELVASRLPDEPHFEEDLFAYFPQRMRGKYAAEIRGHRLRREIIATELANDVIDRGGPTFVTRLQDMTGRPAHEIVAAYAVVRDGFDLRSLFAAIDALDNRIDGQVQLRLYLEVWRLIHSATAWQLKNGDATVEVGERIEQLSQARATLEPELGAILPAFLSTRIAERTTRFVNDGAPEDLARRLSFLGVSELVPDIVAAAGLAEAQLPKAARAFFGVSEAFRISRIEDAAQAITPSDYYDGLALQRALDMIDTARRSMAVSAMTAYRDADDPAELWVEAGGERVVRVRERLHTLTEGSDITISRLTVASGLMADLAG; from the coding sequence ATGACCGCCAGATCCAAGTCCGCTCGCAAGCTCACGCAGCAAAAGGCGGGCGAGGGAGGGGGCGCCGAGCGCTTGCGCGAGATCATGGTTTCGCGGGCCCCGGCGGAGGATCTCGAACGCTACGACAGAGCCGACATCGACCGATCCGTCGAGATCGCCATGCAGGCCCTCAGCACGCAGAAGGCCGGCCAGAGCGTCGTGCAGATCGAATGCGCTTCCGGCATCCAGCTTGGCGGACGATCGATAACTACGGTGACGGTGGTCAACGACAACATGCCGTTCCTGTTCGATTCCGTGCTGGGCGAGCTGGCCGATCTTTCGGCCGAACCCACGCTCGTCCTCCATCCGGTTCTCCTGGTGCGTCACGGCGACAAGGGCGTGGCCGAGATCCTCGGCGACGCGGCGTCCAAATCGGTGCGCGATGCCGAGCAGGTCAGCCTGATCCACGTGCATCTGCCGCGCCTTTCGCCGGAGCGCTGCGAGGCGCTGCGGGCCGCGCTGGAGAACATTCTTGCGCAGGTGCGGGCCGCCGTTCACGACTGGAAGCCGATGCTTGCCAGGCTCGACCAGGAATTGACCCAGCTGCGCTATGCGCCCATCCCCCTCGACCGCAGTGCCGTGGACGAGGCGATCGCCTTTCTCGAATGGCTGCGCGACGACAATTTCACCTTCCTGGGCATGCGCGAGTTCCTCTATACGGGCGGCGAGAAAAGCGGGACCCTGGAACGCGCCGCAAAACGCGGTCTCGGCATCCTCTCGGACCCCAACGTGCTGGTCCTCAGACGCGGCTCGGAAGCCGTGTCCACGACGCCGGAAATCCGGGCGTTCCTGCATGGGCCGGAGCCGATGATCGTGACCAAGGCCAATGCCAGGTCGGTCGTGCACCGGCGCGCCTATCTCGACTATATCGGGGTCAAGACGTTCGACGAGAACGGCAGGCTGACCGGTGAACTGCGTATCGTCGGCCTGTTCACCTCGACGGCCTATACGCGCTCGGTGATGAAAATCCCCTATCTGCGCTCGAAGGCGGAAGCGGTGATCGCCAAGACGGGCTTCGCGCCGACCGACCATTCGGGCAAGGCGCTGATCAACGTCCTGGAATCCTATCCGCGCGACGAGCTTTTCCAGATATCGGTGCCGACGCTGCGCAAGCATGCCGAAGCCATCCTGGCGCTGGGCGAGCGGCCGCGCGTGCGTGCGCTCTACCGCATCGACCAGTTCGATCGCTTCGTTTCCGTCATCGTGTTCGTGCCGCGCGACCGCTATGATTCGCGCGTGCGGGCCGAGATCGGCGATTATCTGAAAACCGTGTTCGAGGGCCGGGTGTCGGCCTATTATCCAGCCTTTCCGGAGGGCACGCTGGCGCGGGTGCACTTCATCATCGGGCGGTCGGGCGGCAAGACGCCGCGGGTGGATTCCAATCAGCTCGAGGCCGGCATCCGCGAGATCGTCCGGACATGGGACGACGCCCTGGCCGAGGCCGTGGAGGACACCCAGACCGACGACGCCATCGCGCAGCTGGCGGCGCGCTTTCCCGACAGCTACCGCAACAGTTTCGAGGCGCGCACGGCGATCGCCGATGCCCGCTGCATCGCCGGCCTTTCGGCGGAGAACCCGATCGCCATCGATTTTCACCGGCATGAGGATCAAGCGGAAAACCAGGCGGCGCTGAAGATCTATCACCATGGCGAGCCGGTGGCGCTCAGCCAGCGCGTTCCGCTCCTGGAGAATATGGGCTTCCGCGTCATAAGCGAGCGCACGTTCGAGATAGGCAAGCCTGACGAAGAGCAGATATTCCTCCACGACATGGAGCTGGAGAACGCCTATCCCGGCGCCATCGATCTTTCCGACAATGGCGCTCTCTTCGAGGAGGTGTTCCTGTCCGTATGGCGGCGGGAATACGACAATGACGGCTTCAATGCGCTGGCCCAGACGGCGCGGCTGCGCGTTTCGGAGATCGCGGTGCTGCGCGCCTATAGCCGTTTCCTGCACCAGGCCAGCATCCCGCAGAGCCAGGATTTCATCGCTGCGACGCTCAACCGCTATCCGCATATCGCGGCCGGCCTCTTCCACCTGTTCACCGCGCGCTTTTCGCCGGCGGCGGCGGAGGAAGGCGTGTCCCGGGAACGGTCGGCCAAGGTCGAAGGCGACATAGAGGCGGCCCTCGACGATGTGCCCAGCCTCGACGACGACACCATCATCCGCCGCATGCTGAACCTGATCAAGTCGACGCTGAGGACCAACTGGTTCGCGCGCGACCGCCTGACGGGCAACTATTCGCTGGCGCTGAAGTTCGATTCCCGCGCCGTTGAAGGACTGCCGCAGCCGCGGCCCTGGCGCGAGATATTCGTCTACGGTCCGGAAGTCGAAGGCGTGCATCTGCGTTTCGGCCCGGTGGCGCGCGGCGGCCTGCGCTGGTCGGACCGGGCGCAGGACTACCGCACCGAGGTGCTCGGTCTCGTGAAGGCCCAGCAGGTCAAGAACGGCGTCATCGTGCCGGTGGGCGCCAAGGGCGGCTTCTATCCGCGCCGCCTGCCGAATGGCGGCAGCCGCCAGGAGGTGTTCGAGGCCGGGCGCGCGGCCTATATAAACTTCATCTCGAGCCTGCTTTCCATCACCGACAATCTGGACGGCGACGAGGTCGTGCCGCCCGAAAACGTGGTGCGCCACGACGTCAACGATCCCTATTTCGTGGTCGCGGCCGACAAGGGCACCGCGACCTTTTCCGACACGGCCAACGAGATAAGCCAGAAGCACGGATTCTGGCTGGACGACGCCTTCGCTTCGGGCGGTTCGGCGGGCTACGACCACAAGCAGATGGGCATCACCGCGCGCGGCGCCTGGGAAGCCGTCAAGCGGCACTTCCGCGAGATGAACCGCGACATTCAGAACGAGCCCTTCACCGTCGTCGGCGTGGGCGACATGTCGGGCGACGTGTTCGGCAACGGCATGCTGCTGTCGCCCTGCACGAGGCTGATCGCCGCCTTCGACCATCGCGACATCTTCATCGATCCCGACCCTGATACGGCCGCCAGCTTTGCCGAGCGCAAGCGGCTTTTCGACATGGGCCGATCCTCCTGGCAGGATTACGACAAGTCGAAGCTGTCGAAGGGCGGCATCGTCGTTTCACGCTCGCAAAAGCAGATCAGCCTGAGCAGGGAAGCGGCCGACGCGATCGGCATGGACAAGACGACCGGCTCGCCGGCCGAGATCATGCAGGCCATCCTCAAGGCCGAGGTCGACCTCCTCTGGTTCGGCGGCATCGGCACCTATGTGCGGGCCACCACCGAATCGAACCAGGATGTGGGCGACCGCGCCAATGACGCGATCCGCGTCACCGCGCCGGAAGTGGGCGCCAAGGTCATCGGCGAGGGCGCCAATCTCGGCGTCACCCAGAAGGGCCGCATCGAATACAATATGCATGGCGGCCGCTCCAACTCGGACGCCATCGACAATTCGGGCGGCGTCAACTCGTCCGATCTCGAGGTCAACATCAAGATCGCGCTTGCCGCCGCCATGCGCAGCGGGGCGCTCACCCGCAAGGCCCGCAACAAGCTGCTGGCCGAGATGACCGAGGAGGTCGCAGGCCTGGTTCTGGAGAACAACTACCGGCAGACGCTGGCGATCTCCCTGGTGGAGCAGCGGGGCCTTTCCGACCTGCCCCACCAGGCGCGCATGATGACCGTGTTCGAAAGCGCCGGCCTACTCGACCGCGCGGTGGAATATCTGCCCGGCCCCCAGGCCCTTTCCGACCGCGAGGCGCGCGGCGAGGCGCTGACCCGGGCCGAGATCGGCGTGCTGCTCGCCTATGCCAAGATCGTGCTTTTCGACGAGCTGGTGGCAAGCCGCCTGCCCGACGAGCCGCATTTCGAGGAGGACCTTTTCGCCTATTTCCCGCAGCGCATGCGCGGGAAATATGCCGCCGAGATCCGCGGGCACCGCCTGCGCAGGGAGATCATCGCCACCGAGCTGGCCAATGACGTCATCGACCGCGGCGGGCCCACCTTCGTCACGCGCCTGCAGGATATGACCGGCCGGCCGGCCCACGAGATCGTGGCCGCCTATGCGGTGGTGCGCGACGGCTTCGACCTCCGGTCGCTGTTCGCCGCCATCGACGCGCTGGACAACAGGATCGACGGGCAGGTGCAGCTTCGCCTTTATCTGGAGGTCTGGCGTCTCATCCACTCGGCCACCGCCTGGCAGCTCAAGAACGGCGACGCCACGGTCGAGGTCGGCGAGCGCATCGAACAGCTCTCGCAGGCGCGCGCCACTTTGGAGCCGGAGCTGGGGGCCATTCTGCCGGCCTTTCTCAGCACGCGCATCGCCGAGCGCACCACGCGGTTCGTCAATGACGGCGCGCCGGAGGATCTCGCCCGCCGGCTTTCCTTCCTCGGCGTCTCCGAGCTGGTGCCGGACATCGTGGCGGCGGCCGGCCTTGCGGAGGCACAATTGCCGAAGGCCGCCAGGGCGTTCTTCGGCGTCAGCGAGGCCTTCCGCATCAGCCGCATCGAGGACGCGGCCCAGGCGATCACGCCTTCCGACTATTATGACGGGCTGGCGCTGCAGCGCGCACTCGACATGATCGATACGGCGCGCCGCTCGATGGCGGTCTCGGCGATGACCGCCTACCGGGATGCCGACGATCCGGCCGAGCTTTGGGTCGAGGCCGGCGGCGAACGCGTCGTGCGGGTGCGCGAGCGGCTGCACACGCTGACCGAGGGCAGCGACATCACCATATCGCGGCTTACGGTGGCATCGGGCCTCATGGCCGACCTGGCCGGCTGA
- a CDS encoding peroxidase-related enzyme (This protein belongs to a clade of uncharacterized proteins related to peroxidases such as the alkylhydroperoxidase AhpD.) — protein sequence MTSVVTALNIPASELSGETRAYFDKCREKLGLVPNVLTAYAFDEKKLRAFTDMYNDLMLGDSALTKLEREMIAVAVSSVNHCYYCLAAHGAAVRQLSGDPKLGEMIAMNYRAAGLEPRRKAMLDFAVKLTEHPDKVEEADRQALRDVGFSDRDIWDIASVTGFFNMSNRVAAAVDMRPNDEYHAMAR from the coding sequence ATGACGAGCGTTGTCACGGCATTGAACATTCCCGCTTCCGAGCTTTCGGGCGAAACCCGTGCCTATTTCGACAAATGCCGGGAAAAGCTGGGCCTTGTCCCCAACGTTCTGACGGCCTACGCGTTCGACGAGAAGAAGCTGCGCGCCTTCACCGACATGTACAACGACCTGATGCTGGGCGATTCGGCGCTTACCAAGCTGGAGCGCGAGATGATCGCGGTGGCCGTCTCCAGCGTGAACCATTGCTACTACTGCCTCGCCGCGCATGGTGCCGCCGTGCGGCAATTGTCCGGCGATCCGAAGCTGGGCGAAATGATCGCCATGAACTATCGCGCCGCGGGCCTGGAACCGCGCCGCAAGGCCATGCTCGATTTCGCGGTCAAGCTGACCGAGCATCCCGACAAGGTGGAGGAAGCGGATCGACAGGCCCTGCGCGATGTCGGGTTCAGCGACCGCGACATCTGGGACATCGCCTCGGTAACCGGCTTCTTCAACATGTCCAACCGCGTCGCGGCCGCCGTCGACATGCGGCCGAACGACGAGTACCACGCCATGGCGCGCTGA
- a CDS encoding L,D-transpeptidase family protein, with protein sequence MPGNPSRGLLQVGGLAFPCALGRGGISAFKREGDGATPLASMRPLEIYYRRDRRNRGLARARLPAISIRSDMGWCDAGANANYNRPVRLPFGASHERMLREDRLYDAVVVLDWNIRPRRRGAGSAIFLHIARPGFQPTEGCIAVTPRVMARLLPLLSRDARIRVLR encoded by the coding sequence ATGCCCGGAAACCCGAGCAGGGGGCTGCTCCAGGTGGGTGGCCTTGCCTTTCCCTGCGCTCTCGGCCGCGGCGGCATCAGCGCCTTCAAGCGCGAGGGCGACGGCGCCACGCCGCTCGCGTCGATGCGCCCGCTGGAAATCTACTACCGCCGCGATCGCCGCAACCGGGGCCTGGCGCGGGCGCGATTGCCCGCCATCTCCATTCGGAGCGATATGGGCTGGTGCGATGCCGGCGCGAACGCCAACTACAACAGGCCGGTGCGGCTGCCCTTCGGGGCCAGCCACGAAAGGATGCTGCGGGAGGACCGTCTCTATGACGCGGTCGTCGTGCTGGACTGGAACATCCGCCCGCGAAGACGCGGCGCCGGCAGCGCCATCTTCCTGCATATCGCCCGGCCGGGATTCCAGCCGACCGAAGGCTGCATAGCGGTGACCCCGCGTGTGATGGCGCGGCTCCTGCCGCTGCTTTCGCGCGATGCCCGCATTCGCGTGTTGCGTTAA
- a CDS encoding response regulator transcription factor has product MTPRTILIVDDDEDLRTTLVEQLALYEEFDILQEPTATKGIHTARNAMVDLTIMDVGLPDMDGREAVKLLRKGGYRAPIIMLTAQDTDSDTILGLEAGANDYVTKPFRFAVLLARIRAQLRQHEQSEDAKFTVGPYTFKPSQKLLIDERGGKIRLTEKEAAIIKYLYRAEQKVVTRDILLEEVWGYNSGVTTHTLETHVYRLRQKIERDPSKAEILVTESGGYKLVP; this is encoded by the coding sequence ATGACGCCACGCACCATCCTTATCGTCGATGACGACGAAGACCTGCGGACGACGCTTGTCGAGCAACTGGCGCTCTACGAGGAGTTCGACATTCTCCAGGAGCCCACGGCGACCAAGGGCATTCACACCGCGCGCAATGCGATGGTCGACCTCACCATCATGGATGTCGGCCTGCCGGACATGGACGGCCGCGAGGCGGTAAAGCTTCTGCGCAAGGGCGGCTATCGCGCGCCCATCATCATGCTGACGGCGCAGGATACCGATTCCGACACCATCCTGGGGCTGGAGGCCGGCGCCAACGACTATGTGACCAAGCCGTTCCGCTTCGCCGTGCTGTTGGCCCGCATCCGGGCGCAGCTTCGCCAGCACGAGCAGAGCGAGGACGCCAAGTTCACCGTCGGCCCCTACACCTTCAAGCCTAGCCAGAAACTCCTGATCGACGAGCGCGGCGGAAAAATCCGGCTGACGGAAAAGGAAGCCGCCATCATCAAATATCTCTATCGCGCCGAACAGAAGGTCGTGACCCGCGACATATTGCTCGAGGAAGTCTGGGGCTACAATTCGGGCGTAACGACCCATACGCTGGAAACGCATGTTTACCGGCTAAGGCAAAAGATCGAGCGCGATCCTTCCAAAGCTGAAATTCTTGTGACAGAAAGCGGCGGATACAAGCTCGTGCCCTGA
- a CDS encoding Crp/Fnr family transcriptional regulator, with the protein MALDDDIRVLSGVALFSGFTREQLRLMAFGAETIALAAGRKLYSEGTPADSAFVIVSGTVALYREYEGRNHVFSLEGPGAILGELALIADTERMTSAFAETDLKLIRLSRSMFRRILEEFPETAEALHERISARLQDMIKRMEAVASRLAR; encoded by the coding sequence ATGGCGCTGGACGATGACATCCGCGTGCTGTCCGGCGTGGCTCTCTTTTCAGGGTTCACGCGCGAGCAGCTACGCCTTATGGCCTTCGGCGCCGAGACCATCGCTCTGGCGGCCGGGCGCAAGCTCTATTCGGAAGGCACGCCCGCCGACAGCGCATTCGTCATCGTCTCGGGCACGGTGGCGCTTTACCGCGAATATGAAGGCAGGAACCACGTATTCTCGCTGGAAGGGCCTGGCGCCATTCTCGGCGAACTGGCCCTGATCGCCGATACCGAGCGCATGACCAGCGCCTTTGCCGAAACCGATCTCAAGCTCATCCGCCTCAGCCGCTCGATGTTCCGGCGCATCCTGGAAGAATTTCCCGAAACCGCCGAAGCCCTGCATGAGCGCATTTCGGCGCGATTGCAGGACATGATCAAGCGCATGGAAGCCGTGGCCTCGCGGCTCGCGCGATAA